In the genome of Populus trichocarpa isolate Nisqually-1 chromosome 6, P.trichocarpa_v4.1, whole genome shotgun sequence, one region contains:
- the LOC7471584 gene encoding cellulose synthase A catalytic subunit 1 [UDP-forming] isoform X2 → MEANAGMVAGSYRRNELVRIRHDSDSAPKPLKNLNGQTCQICGDNVGVTENGDIFVACNECAFPVCRPCYEYERKDGTQSCPQCKTRYRRHKGSPRVDGDEDEDDVDDLENEFNYAQGIGKARRQWQGEDIELSSSSRHESQPIPLLTNGQPVSGEIPCATPDNQSVRTTSGPLGPAERNVNSSPYIDPRQPVHVRIVDPSKDLNSYGLGNVDWKERVEGWKLKQDKNIMQMTNRYPEGKGDIEGTGSNGDELQMADDARQPLSRVVPISSSHLTPYRVVIILRLIILGFFLQYRVTHPVKDAYGLWLTSVICEIWFALSWLLDQFPKWMPINRETYLDRLALRYDRDGEPSQLAPIDIFVSTVDPLKEPPIVTANTVLSILAVDYPVDKVSCYVSDDGSAMLTFEALSETAEFARKWVPFCKKHNIEPRAPEFYFAQKIDYLKDKIQPSFVKERRAMKREYEEFKVRINALVAKAQKMPEEGWTMQDGTPWPGNNPRDHPGMIQVFLGHSGGLDTDGNELPRLVYVSREKRPGFQHHKKAGAMNALIRVSAVLTNGAYLLNVDCDHYFNNSKALKEAMCFMMDPAYGKKTCYIQFPQRFDGIDLHDRYANRNIVFFDINLKGLDGIQGPVYVGTGCCFNRQALYGYDPVLTEEDLEPNIIVKSCCGSRKKGRGGNKKYIDKKRAMKRTESTVPIFNMEDIEEGVEGYDDERSLLMSQKSLEKRFGQSPVFIAATFQEQGGIPPTTNPATLLKEAIHVISCGYEDKTEWGKEIGWIYGSVTEDILIKFCLSYVNNSFCHLPDWMDLWFCYRRYFDRVQDACSWLDINLLHASSPSI, encoded by the exons atggaagCAAATGCGGGTATGGTCGCTGGGTCTTACAGGAGGAATGAATTGGTTCGGATTCGACATGATTCGGATAGTGCG CCCAAACCCCTCAAAAACTTGAATGGACAAACTTGCCAGATTTGTGGGGATAATGTTGGAGTTACAGAGAATGGCGACATCTTTGTTGCTTGCAATGAGTGTGCTTTCCCAGTTTGCCGTCCTTGTTATGAGTATGAGCGAAAAGATGGGACTCAGTCTTGCCCTCAGTGTAAGACTAGGTATCGAAGGCACAAAG GGAGTCCTCGAGTGGATGGAGATGAGGATGAAGATGATGTTGATGATCTAGAGAATGAGTTCAATTATGCCCAAGGCATTGGCAAGGCAAGGCGTCAGTGGCAGGGTGAAGATATAGAACTTTCTTCATCCTCTAGACATGAATCTCAACCAATTCCCCTTCTCACGAATGGGCAGCCG GTTTCTGGTGAAATTCCCTGTGCTACACCCGACAATCAATCTGTAAGAACTACATCTGGTCCTTTGGGTCCTGCTGAAAGGAATGTTAATTCATCCCCTTATATTGATCCAAGGCAGCCAG TTCATGTTAGAATTGTGGATCCGTCAAAGGACTTGAATTCTTATGGCCTTGGCAATGTTGACTGGAAGGAGAGGGTTGAAGGTTGGAAGCTTAAACAGGACAAAAATATCATGCAGATGACCAACAGATACCCTGAAGGAAAGGGGGACATAGAAGGCACTGGTTCGAATGGAGATGAACTTCAAAT GGCTGATGATGCTCGACAACCTTTGAGCCGTGTGGTGCCCATTTCTTCATCTCACCTGACTCCTTATCGTGTTGTAATCATTCTGCGTCTTATTATTTTGGGATTCTTCTTACAATATCGTGTAACTCATCCTGTGAAAGATGCATATGGTTTGTGGTTGACATCTGTTATCTGTGAGATTTGGTTTGCCTTGTCATGGCTTCTGGATCAGTTTCCAAAATGGATGCCTATCAATCGCGAGACCTACCTCGACAGGCTAGCATTAAG ATATGATCGTGATGGTGAACCATCACAGTTAGCTCCTATTGACATCTTTGTTAGTACAGTGGATCCCTTGAAAGAACCTCCTATTGTAACAGCAAACACTGTGTTGTCCATTCTTGCTGTTGATTACCCTGTCGACAAAGTATCATGCTATGTTTCAGATGATGGTTCAGCTATGTTGACATTTGAAGCCCTTTCTGAAACTGCGGAATTTGCAAGGAAGTGGGTGCCTTTCTGCAAGAAGCACAATATTGAGCCTAGGGCCCCGGAGTTTTATTTTGCCCAAAAGATTGATTATCTGAAGGACAAGATACAGCCTTCTTTTGTGAAAGAGCGCCGAGCAATGAAG AGAGAATATGAAGAATTCAAGGTGCGGATCAATGCTCTTGTTGCCAAAGCTCAGAAGATGCCAGAAGAAGGTTGGACAATGCAGGATGGAACTCCTTGGCCTGGAAATAATCCCAGGGATCACCCAGGAATGATCCAG GTGTTCTTAGGTCACAGCGGGGGGCTCGATACAGATGGAAATGAGCTACCTCGTCTTGTATATGTTTCTCGTGAAAAGAGACCTGGATTCCAGCATCACAAGAAAGCCGGAGCAATGAATGCACTG ATTCGAGTTTCAGCTGTACTGACCAATGGTGCCTATCTTCTGAACGTCGATTGTGATCACTACTTCAATAACAGCAAAGCTCTTAAAGAAGCCATGTGTTTCATGATGGACCCTGCCTATGGAAAGAAGACATGCTATATACAGTTCCCACAACGTTTTGATGGCATTGACTTGCACGATCGATATGCCAATCgcaatattgttttctttgat ATCAACTTGAAGGGTCTGGACGGCATCCAGGGGCCTGTGTATGTTGGGACTGGTTGCTGTTTCAACCGGCAAGCCCTGTATGGTTATGATCCAGTTTTGACAGAGGAAGATTTGGAACCAAACATTATTGTAAAGAGTTGTTGTGGCTCAAGAAAGAAGGGAAGGGGTGGTAATAAGAAGTATATTGACAAAAAGAGGGCAATGAAAAGAACTGAATCCACCGTCCCCATTTTCAATATGGAGGACATTGAGGAGGGTGTTGAAG GATATGATGATGAGAGGTCACTGCTTATGTCGCAGAAGAGTTTAGAAAAGCGTTTTGGTCAGTCACCAGTTTTTATTGCAGCTACCTTCCAGGAACAGGGAGGCATTCCACCGACAACCAATCCTGCAACTCTTTTGAAAGAAGCTATCCATGTTATTAGCTGTGGATATGAAGACAAGACTGAATGGGGCAAAGAG ATTGGATGGATCTATGGTTCTGTTACAGAAGATATTTTGATCAAGTTTTGTTTATCATAtgttaataattctttttgtcATCTGCCAGATTGGATGGATCTATGGTTCTGTTACAGAAGATATTTTGACCGGGTTCAAGATGCATGCTCGTGGTTGGATATCAATCTATTGCATGCCTCCTCGCCCAGCATTTAA
- the LOC7471584 gene encoding cellulose synthase A catalytic subunit 1 [UDP-forming] isoform X1: MEANAGMVAGSYRRNELVRIRHDSDSAPKPLKNLNGQTCQICGDNVGVTENGDIFVACNECAFPVCRPCYEYERKDGTQSCPQCKTRYRRHKGSPRVDGDEDEDDVDDLENEFNYAQGIGKARRQWQGEDIELSSSSRHESQPIPLLTNGQPVSGEIPCATPDNQSVRTTSGPLGPAERNVNSSPYIDPRQPVHVRIVDPSKDLNSYGLGNVDWKERVEGWKLKQDKNIMQMTNRYPEGKGDIEGTGSNGDELQMADDARQPLSRVVPISSSHLTPYRVVIILRLIILGFFLQYRVTHPVKDAYGLWLTSVICEIWFALSWLLDQFPKWMPINRETYLDRLALRYDRDGEPSQLAPIDIFVSTVDPLKEPPIVTANTVLSILAVDYPVDKVSCYVSDDGSAMLTFEALSETAEFARKWVPFCKKHNIEPRAPEFYFAQKIDYLKDKIQPSFVKERRAMKREYEEFKVRINALVAKAQKMPEEGWTMQDGTPWPGNNPRDHPGMIQVFLGHSGGLDTDGNELPRLVYVSREKRPGFQHHKKAGAMNALIRVSAVLTNGAYLLNVDCDHYFNNSKALKEAMCFMMDPAYGKKTCYIQFPQRFDGIDLHDRYANRNIVFFDINLKGLDGIQGPVYVGTGCCFNRQALYGYDPVLTEEDLEPNIIVKSCCGSRKKGRGGNKKYIDKKRAMKRTESTVPIFNMEDIEEGVEGYDDERSLLMSQKSLEKRFGQSPVFIAATFQEQGGIPPTTNPATLLKEAIHVISCGYEDKTEWGKEIGWIYGSVTEDILTGFKMHARGWISIYCMPPRPAFKGSAPINLSDRLNQVLRWALGSIEILLSRHCPIWYGYNGRLKLLERLAYINTIVYPLTSLPLLAYCVLPAVCLVSGKFIIPEISNYASMWFILLFISIFATGILELRWSGVGIEDWWRNEQFWVIGGTSAHLFAVFQGLLKVLAGIDTNFTVTSKASDEDGDFAELYVFKWTSLLIPPTTVILLNMVGIVAGVSYAINSGYQSWGPLFGKLFFAIWVIAHLYPFLKGLLGRQNRTPTIVIVWSILLASIFSLLWVRIDPFTSDSTKAAANGQCGINC, translated from the exons atggaagCAAATGCGGGTATGGTCGCTGGGTCTTACAGGAGGAATGAATTGGTTCGGATTCGACATGATTCGGATAGTGCG CCCAAACCCCTCAAAAACTTGAATGGACAAACTTGCCAGATTTGTGGGGATAATGTTGGAGTTACAGAGAATGGCGACATCTTTGTTGCTTGCAATGAGTGTGCTTTCCCAGTTTGCCGTCCTTGTTATGAGTATGAGCGAAAAGATGGGACTCAGTCTTGCCCTCAGTGTAAGACTAGGTATCGAAGGCACAAAG GGAGTCCTCGAGTGGATGGAGATGAGGATGAAGATGATGTTGATGATCTAGAGAATGAGTTCAATTATGCCCAAGGCATTGGCAAGGCAAGGCGTCAGTGGCAGGGTGAAGATATAGAACTTTCTTCATCCTCTAGACATGAATCTCAACCAATTCCCCTTCTCACGAATGGGCAGCCG GTTTCTGGTGAAATTCCCTGTGCTACACCCGACAATCAATCTGTAAGAACTACATCTGGTCCTTTGGGTCCTGCTGAAAGGAATGTTAATTCATCCCCTTATATTGATCCAAGGCAGCCAG TTCATGTTAGAATTGTGGATCCGTCAAAGGACTTGAATTCTTATGGCCTTGGCAATGTTGACTGGAAGGAGAGGGTTGAAGGTTGGAAGCTTAAACAGGACAAAAATATCATGCAGATGACCAACAGATACCCTGAAGGAAAGGGGGACATAGAAGGCACTGGTTCGAATGGAGATGAACTTCAAAT GGCTGATGATGCTCGACAACCTTTGAGCCGTGTGGTGCCCATTTCTTCATCTCACCTGACTCCTTATCGTGTTGTAATCATTCTGCGTCTTATTATTTTGGGATTCTTCTTACAATATCGTGTAACTCATCCTGTGAAAGATGCATATGGTTTGTGGTTGACATCTGTTATCTGTGAGATTTGGTTTGCCTTGTCATGGCTTCTGGATCAGTTTCCAAAATGGATGCCTATCAATCGCGAGACCTACCTCGACAGGCTAGCATTAAG ATATGATCGTGATGGTGAACCATCACAGTTAGCTCCTATTGACATCTTTGTTAGTACAGTGGATCCCTTGAAAGAACCTCCTATTGTAACAGCAAACACTGTGTTGTCCATTCTTGCTGTTGATTACCCTGTCGACAAAGTATCATGCTATGTTTCAGATGATGGTTCAGCTATGTTGACATTTGAAGCCCTTTCTGAAACTGCGGAATTTGCAAGGAAGTGGGTGCCTTTCTGCAAGAAGCACAATATTGAGCCTAGGGCCCCGGAGTTTTATTTTGCCCAAAAGATTGATTATCTGAAGGACAAGATACAGCCTTCTTTTGTGAAAGAGCGCCGAGCAATGAAG AGAGAATATGAAGAATTCAAGGTGCGGATCAATGCTCTTGTTGCCAAAGCTCAGAAGATGCCAGAAGAAGGTTGGACAATGCAGGATGGAACTCCTTGGCCTGGAAATAATCCCAGGGATCACCCAGGAATGATCCAG GTGTTCTTAGGTCACAGCGGGGGGCTCGATACAGATGGAAATGAGCTACCTCGTCTTGTATATGTTTCTCGTGAAAAGAGACCTGGATTCCAGCATCACAAGAAAGCCGGAGCAATGAATGCACTG ATTCGAGTTTCAGCTGTACTGACCAATGGTGCCTATCTTCTGAACGTCGATTGTGATCACTACTTCAATAACAGCAAAGCTCTTAAAGAAGCCATGTGTTTCATGATGGACCCTGCCTATGGAAAGAAGACATGCTATATACAGTTCCCACAACGTTTTGATGGCATTGACTTGCACGATCGATATGCCAATCgcaatattgttttctttgat ATCAACTTGAAGGGTCTGGACGGCATCCAGGGGCCTGTGTATGTTGGGACTGGTTGCTGTTTCAACCGGCAAGCCCTGTATGGTTATGATCCAGTTTTGACAGAGGAAGATTTGGAACCAAACATTATTGTAAAGAGTTGTTGTGGCTCAAGAAAGAAGGGAAGGGGTGGTAATAAGAAGTATATTGACAAAAAGAGGGCAATGAAAAGAACTGAATCCACCGTCCCCATTTTCAATATGGAGGACATTGAGGAGGGTGTTGAAG GATATGATGATGAGAGGTCACTGCTTATGTCGCAGAAGAGTTTAGAAAAGCGTTTTGGTCAGTCACCAGTTTTTATTGCAGCTACCTTCCAGGAACAGGGAGGCATTCCACCGACAACCAATCCTGCAACTCTTTTGAAAGAAGCTATCCATGTTATTAGCTGTGGATATGAAGACAAGACTGAATGGGGCAAAGAG ATTGGATGGATCTATGGTTCTGTTACAGAAGATATTTTGACCGGGTTCAAGATGCATGCTCGTGGTTGGATATCAATCTATTGCATGCCTCCTCGCCCAGCATTTAAGGGGTCTGCTCCTATCAATCTTTCTGATCGTTTGAACCAGGTTCTTCGATGGGCCTTGGGATCTATTGAGATTTTACTGAGCAGGCATTGCCCCATATGGTATGGATACAATGGAAGATTAAAGCTTTTGGAGAGGCTAGCATATATTAATACCATCGTGTACCCACTAACTTCTCTTCCACTCCTTGCTTACTGTGTACTTCCTGCTGTTTGCCTTGTCAGTGGAAAATTTATTATTCCTGAG ATAAGTAACTATGCCAGCATGTGGTTCATTCTGCTTTTCATCTCCATTTTTGCTACTGGAATACTTGAGCTTAGATGGAGTGGAGTTGGTATTGAAGACTGGTGGAGGAATGAACAATTCTGGGTCATCGGTGGTACATCAGCTCATCTCTTTGCCGTCTTTCAAGGACTTTTGAAGGTGCTTGCAGGTATTGATACCAACTTCACTGTCACTTCAAAGGCATCTGATGAAGATGGGGATTTTGCAGAGCTTTATGTGTTCAAATGGACATCTCTTCTCATCCCTCCAACCACAGTCATTTTACTAAACATGGTGGGTATTGTGGCTGGTGTGTCCTATGCCATAAACAGTGGATACCAGTCATGGGGTCCTCTCTTTGGCAAGCTCTTCTTTGCTATTTGGGTCATTGCCCATTTGTATCCTTTCCTCAAGGGTTTGTTGGGTCGGCAAAATCGTACGCCAACAATTGTCATTGTCTGGTCTATTCTCCTTGCCTCCATTTTCTCCTTGCTATGGGTGCGCATCGACCCCTTCACCTCAGACTCCACAAAAGCTGCCGCAAATGGCCAATGTGGAATCAACTGCTAG
- the LOC7471585 gene encoding uncharacterized protein At2g34160 gives MEVITEGVNNLNIAAAAATTDSANNKKNRIQVSNTKKPLFFYVNLAKRYMQQHNEVELSALGMAIATVVTIAEILKNNGLAVEKKIMTSTVDMREETGGRPVPKAKIEILLGKTEKFDELMAAAAAEEAAEAEEQN, from the exons ATGGAAGTAATCACAGAGGGTGTTAACAACTTAAacatagcagcagcagcagcaacaacagaTTCAGCCAATAACAAGAAGAACCGAATCCAAGTTTCTAACACCAAAAAACCTCTTTTCTTCTACGTTAATCTCGCCAAG AGGTACATGCAACAGCACAATGAAGTGGAGCTCTCTGCTCTTGGGATGG CTATAGCCACTGTTGTTACCATTGCTGAGATCTTGAAGAACAATGGACTTGCTGTTGAGAAAA AGATAATGACTTCCACAGTTGACATGAGGGAAGAAACAGGAGGGCGTCCTGTTCCAAAAGCAAAG ATTGAAATATTGCTAGGGAAGACAGAAAAGTTTGATGAGTTgatggctgctgctgctgcagagGAAGCCGCGGAGGCAGAGGAGCAGAACTGA